The Aeromicrobium yanjiei DNA segment GAGGGCCAGCGTGGCCTTGGGGCACGGGGGCTCGGCGAGGTAGTGGGGGACCGCGGCCCACAGCGAGGCCGCGCCGATGCCTTCGCGGGCGGCCATCTCGTTGAGCACCGAGGTGATGCCGACCGGTCCGGTGTAGCGCGAGGGCGTGAGCGACATGCGCTCGATGAGCCGCGGATCGCTCGTGGAGCCGCTGACCGGCACCGGACGGGTGTGGGGGGAGTCCGCGAGCAGGGCGCCCAGCGTCACGAGCTCGGTGACGCCCGCGAGCTTGGCCACACCGAGCACGGTCGAGCAGAACGCCTTCCAGCGGAAGTTGGGCTCGGGACCCCGCAGCAGCAGGACGTCGCGGTCACCGCGCGGGGGACGCGCCTGGTAGATCGCGGGTGCGGGCCAGCTGATGACCCGCTCGCCCGAGTCGGACGGGCCCACCTCGGGGCGGTGCACCTGGAAGTCGTAGAAGTCCTCGGGGTCCAGCTCGATCAGCAGCTCGGCGTCCCACTCCTCGATGAGGTGGTCGACGACGCCCGAAGCGGCGTCGGCCGCGTCGTTCCACCCTTCGAACGCCGCCACCATCCAGGGATCGCGCAGCGGTGGGATGTCAGTAGGTGAGCTCACGGATCAACCCTAGCCGCGCCCGTCCATCACTCGTTCTCGGTCCGGTAGCCCAGGTTGGGTGACAGCCACTTCTCGGCCTCGGCCACGGACCAGCCCTTGCGCGCCGCGTAGTCCTCGACCTGGTCGCGACCGATCCGGCCCAGGACGAAGTACTGCGAGTCCGGGTGCGAGAAGTACAGGCCGCTGACCGAGGCGCCCGGCCACATCGCCATGCTCTCGGTCAGCTCGATGCCGGTGTTGGCCTCGACGTCCAGGAGCTCCCAGATCGTCTGCTTCTCGGTGTGCTCCGGGCACGCGGGGTAGCCCGGGGCCGGCCGGATGCCGTCGTACTTCTCCTTGATGAGGTCCTCGCTGCTGAGCGACTCGTTGGGGACGTACGCCCAGAACTCCTTGCGGACGCGCTCGTGCAGACGCTCGGCGAAGGCCTCGGCCAGTCGGTCGGCGAGCGACTCCAGCAGGATCGCGCTGTAGTC contains these protein-coding regions:
- a CDS encoding PAC2 family protein, with amino-acid sequence MSSPTDIPPLRDPWMVAAFEGWNDAADAASGVVDHLIEEWDAELLIELDPEDFYDFQVHRPEVGPSDSGERVISWPAPAIYQARPPRGDRDVLLLRGPEPNFRWKAFCSTVLGVAKLAGVTELVTLGALLADSPHTRPVPVSGSTSDPRLIERMSLTPSRYTGPVGITSVLNEMAAREGIGAASLWAAVPHYLAEPPCPKATLALLGALEDAMGIPLPQGVLTEMAEAWQRGADDLTSHDDEIAEYVEALENEQDTSELPEASGDAIAREFERYLRRRNVDPE